One Gigantopelta aegis isolate Gae_Host unplaced genomic scaffold, Gae_host_genome ctg1752_pilon_pilon, whole genome shotgun sequence DNA window includes the following coding sequences:
- the LOC121391133 gene encoding ras-related protein SEC4-like, protein METVDLKVIIIGDAGVGKTSLMYRLVRDKFDPAFLTTIGVDFLRKKVSGDEQTYQLVLWDTAGAERFTLVFSVDNRDSFNNLDKWYNECIQYTQVNIEHVPFVLLGNKTDLETVITADEVKTWCDKHHNIPYVETSAKNGTGVQEGFELIMEGIPDLKVRLIGDVGVGKTSLMYRFARDTFGPDIPTSIGVDFLRKKVSIDEETYQSLSGTLLG, encoded by the exons ATGGAAACAGTTGATCTTAAAGTCATCATCATTGGAGATGCTGGAGTTGGTAAGACGTCTCTAATGTATCGATTAGTCAGAGACAAGTTTGATCCAGCCTTTCTGACAACAATTGGTGTAGATTTTTTGAGAAAAAAAGTCTCAGGAGATGAACAAACCTATCAACTTGTTCTGTGGGATACTGCTGGTGCTGAGCGATTTACAT TGGTGTTCTCTGTTGATAATCGTGATAGTTTTAATAACTTAGACAAATGGTATAATGAGTGCATACAATATACACAGGTTAATATTGAACATGTACCATTTGTTTTATTGGGTAATAAAACTGATCTTGAGACTGTAATAACAGCAGATGAAGTAAAGACATGGTGTGATAAACATCATAATATCCCATATGTTGAAACTAGTGCTAAAAATGGAACTGGAGTCCAAGAGGGTTTTGAATTG ATAATGGAAGGAATTCCTGACCTCAAAGTAAGACTCATTGGAGATGTTGGAGTGGGTAAAACATCTCTTATGTATCGATTTGCTAGAGATACCTTTGGTCCAGATATCCCAACATCCATTGGAGTTGATTTTTTGAGAAAGAAAGTTTCAATAGATGAAGAAACGTATCAATCACTGTCTGGGACACTGCTAGGGTGA
- the LOC121391134 gene encoding LOW QUALITY PROTEIN: centrosomal protein of 135 kDa-like (The sequence of the model RefSeq protein was modified relative to this genomic sequence to represent the inferred CDS: deleted 1 base in 1 codon) gives MATAMERKFTGLRKRLDQLGYRQPLGVESLPLVERLWERHVAPYQQDNGRLTQENISLHQQIMKLKESLELKTKELKAAIRRLEHENTDLKFLNNQYMQRLITQEKESQAKSEKILELQEKNSQAVIQTPGGRKRQIPFRRQRMELDSTLTDNPSVPTSQKAHVTLPSPDPYVADLLKVADNKMADMQRSLEQLEKEKSLLLDSIQDLKKQVDFLQQANQKLESELIEEQTKNSQLQSRVDELSSKNSRICTELQEIGELVKEMEKEREDKEGSLKSEVDKLVQKCHELTQKLKILEEEKQQQQTVNDELNRVRTESRGPTTAHLLRRLEGERDDARLEVQQLRSECESLRERLQVMREGREKEEVEEEQEMKELLLRIEEHITTLQSYELQLSNLTHSLQKMEQTVRQEQEEKKALLGDLTAVRELCLQLERTKESLTRQLSSLSVTQEQRQQELVDIIAERDLLKQQVREEITTLTQDMISQLGVEEVIAREQEDLNHKVLIS, from the exons ATGGCCACAGCTATGGAAAGAAAGTTTACTGGACTTAGAAAGCGTCTAGATCAATTAGGCTATCGTCAGCCTCTGGGAGTGGAGTCTCTACCTCTGGTTGAAC GTTTATGGGAACGGCATGTGGCACCATATCAACAGGACAATGGTCGATTAACTCAAGAAAACATTAGTCTTCATCAACAAATTATGAAACTTAAAGAATCTCTTGAACTCAAAACTAAAGAGTTAAAAGCAGCTATAAGACGACTTGAACATGAGAACACTGACTTAAAATTTCTCAACAATCAGTATATGCAACGTTTGATTACACAAGAAAAAGAGTCACAAGCAAAGTCTGAAAAAATTTTAGAACTTCAAGAAAAAAACTCGCAAGCTGTCATTCAAACTCCAGGTGGAAGAAAACGGCAAATACCATTTCGTCGACAACGTATGGAACTTGATTCTACACTCACAGACAACCCATCTGTCCCCACGTCCCAGAAAGCTCATGTTACCCTTCCTTCTCCTGATCCTTATGTTGCTGATCTCCTCAAAGTAGCTGACAACAAAATGGCTGACATGCAAAGATCTTTAGAACAATTAGAAAAAGAGAAATCATTATTATTAGATAGTATACAAGATCTTAAGAAACAA GTGGACTTCTTACAACAAGCTAATCAGAAATTGGAATCTGAACTGATAGAAGAACAGACTAAAAATTCACAGCTGCAGTCTCGAGTTGATGAATTAAGTAGTAAAAACTCACGTATTTGTACAGAATTACAA GAGATAGGAGAGCTAGTGAAGGAGATGGAGAAGGAGAGAGAAGACAAGGAGGGATCATTGAAATCTGAAGTGGATAAGTTAGTCCAGAAATGTCATGAACTCACTCAAAAACTAAAGATATTAGAAGaagagaaacaacaacaacaaaca GTCAATGATGAATTGAATAGAGTACGTACAGAGTCCAGGGGACCTACAACTGCTCATCTCTTACGTCGACTTGAAGGTGAACGAGATGATGCTAGATTAGAAGTTCAACAGTTGAGATCAGAGTGTGAGAGTCTACGAGAGAGACTACAAGTTATGAGAGAaggaagagagaaagaggaagtCGAGGAAGAACAGGAAATGAAGGAGTTGTTGTTAAGGATTGAAGAA caTATTACTACATTACAATCTTATGAACTACAATTATCAAATTTGACTCATTCACTC CAAAAAATGGAACAAACTGTACGACAGGAACAAGAAGAGAAG AAAGCATTACTGGGTGATTTGACAGCTGTGAGAGAACTGTGTCTTCAATTAGAACGTACTAAAGAGTCTCTTACACGTCAACTATCATCATTGTCTGTTACACAAGAACAGAGACAACAAGAACTAGTTGATATCATAGCTGAGAGAGATCTACTTAAACAACAAGTAAGAGAAGAGATAACAACTTTAACACAGGATATGATTTCTCAGCTA GGAGTTGAAGAGGTAATTGCTCGTGAACAAGAGGACCTCAATCACAAAGTGCTA ATCTCATGA